In the genome of Cronobacter malonaticus LMG 23826, one region contains:
- the selB gene encoding selenocysteine-specific translation elongation factor — MIIATAGHVDHGKTTLLEALTGINADRLPEEKKRGMTIDLGYAYWPQPDGRVIGFIDVPGHEKFLANMLAGVGGIDHALLMVACDDGVMAQTREHLAILQLTGQPTLTVALTKADRVDDARLAQVKAQVMATLSDYGWHDATLFVTAATEGVGIEALRDHLRQLPERTHPAGQRFRLAVDRAFTVKGAGLVVTGTALSGEVNVGDTLYLTGANTPMRVRGLHAQNQPTERAFAGQRIALNISGDAQKADIRRGDWLLSDAPPQAAERVIVTLDRHAPLQQWQPLHIHHAASHVTGRVSLLEDNLAELVFDTPLFLADNDRLVLRDISARQTLAGARVVTLETPRRGKRQPEFLAFLAELASARTNADALRLHASRGAVALATFGWARQLSAASLNALAGSGDYLQANGYLLSSALAAHWQEKLLATLARYHETHSEEPGPGRERLRRMTLPSEPEPLVLALIERMRRDGQLASREGWLHLPGHKAGFSQAQQALWEKIQGLFGDEPWWVRDLAREAGEEEQAMRQLLRLAAQQGFITAIVKDRYYRHDRIVAFADLIRALDREKGATVAADFRDSLNVGRKLAIQILEYFDRIGFTRRRGNEHLLRDSALFNSSL, encoded by the coding sequence ATGATTATCGCCACCGCCGGGCATGTGGACCACGGCAAAACCACGCTGCTTGAAGCGCTTACCGGCATTAACGCCGACCGTCTGCCGGAAGAGAAAAAGCGCGGCATGACTATCGATCTCGGTTACGCCTACTGGCCGCAGCCGGACGGGCGCGTTATCGGCTTTATCGACGTGCCGGGCCATGAGAAATTCCTCGCCAATATGCTGGCGGGCGTGGGCGGCATCGATCATGCGCTGCTGATGGTGGCATGCGATGACGGCGTGATGGCCCAGACGCGCGAGCATCTGGCGATTTTGCAGCTGACCGGCCAGCCAACGCTCACCGTGGCGCTCACCAAAGCCGACCGGGTGGATGACGCGCGCCTCGCGCAGGTGAAGGCGCAGGTGATGGCCACACTGAGCGATTATGGCTGGCACGACGCCACGCTGTTCGTCACGGCGGCCACCGAAGGCGTGGGCATTGAGGCGCTGCGCGACCATCTGCGCCAGTTGCCTGAGCGCACGCACCCTGCGGGGCAGCGCTTTCGCCTGGCGGTCGATCGCGCGTTTACTGTCAAGGGCGCGGGGCTAGTGGTCACCGGCACAGCGCTCTCTGGCGAGGTAAACGTTGGCGATACGCTCTACCTGACCGGCGCGAACACGCCGATGCGCGTGCGCGGCCTGCATGCGCAGAACCAGCCGACGGAACGCGCATTCGCCGGTCAGCGCATCGCGCTGAATATTAGCGGCGACGCGCAGAAAGCGGATATCCGACGCGGCGACTGGCTGCTCAGCGACGCGCCGCCGCAGGCCGCAGAGCGCGTTATCGTCACGCTCGACCGCCATGCGCCGCTGCAACAGTGGCAGCCGCTGCATATTCACCATGCGGCGAGCCACGTCACCGGGCGCGTCTCGCTGCTGGAAGATAACCTGGCGGAGCTGGTATTCGACACGCCGCTGTTCCTGGCCGATAACGATCGGCTGGTGCTGCGCGACATCAGCGCGCGCCAGACGCTGGCGGGCGCGCGCGTCGTCACGCTCGAAACCCCGCGGCGCGGCAAACGCCAGCCGGAATTTCTCGCGTTTCTCGCCGAACTGGCGAGTGCCAGAACCAACGCCGACGCGCTGCGGCTCCACGCCTCGCGCGGCGCGGTCGCGCTCGCGACGTTCGGCTGGGCGCGCCAGCTCTCTGCGGCATCGCTCAACGCGCTGGCGGGCAGTGGGGACTATCTCCAGGCGAACGGTTATCTGTTAAGCAGCGCGCTCGCGGCGCACTGGCAGGAGAAGCTGCTCGCCACGCTCGCCCGCTACCATGAAACGCACAGTGAAGAGCCGGGCCCTGGCCGCGAGCGCCTGCGGCGCATGACGCTCCCTTCCGAGCCGGAGCCGCTGGTGCTGGCGCTGATAGAGAGGATGCGGCGCGACGGGCAGCTCGCGAGCCGCGAAGGCTGGCTGCATCTGCCGGGCCATAAGGCCGGTTTCAGTCAGGCTCAGCAGGCGCTGTGGGAGAAAATCCAGGGGCTGTTTGGCGATGAGCCATGGTGGGTGCGCGATCTGGCGCGCGAAGCGGGCGAAGAAGAACAGGCGATGCGCCAGCTGTTGCGGCTCGCCGCGCAGCAGGGCTTTATCACGGCGATCGTCAAAGATCGCTACTACCGTCACGATCGCATTGTGGCGTTCGCCGATCTGATCCGCGCGCTCGATCGTGAAAAAGGCGCGACCGTCGCCGCCGATTTTCGCGACAGCCTGAACGTGGGCCGTAAACTGGCGATTCAGATTCTGGAATATTTCGACCGCATCGGCTTTACCCGCCGTCGCGGTAATGAACATCTGTTGCGAGACAGCGCGCTGTTTAATTCCTCACTGTAA
- the yiaY gene encoding L-threonine dehydrogenase, protein MTASVFYIPSINMIGMNSLDEALKTASEYGYRNALIVTDGMLSALGMAGQLKEMLSQKGINSVIFDGTHPNPTTENVEAGLSMLRAHRCDCVISLGGGSPHDCAKGIALVAANGGDIRDYEGVDRSRKPQLPMIAINTTAGTASEMTRFCIITDQERHVKMAIVDKHVTPVMSVNDPALMMGMPRSLTAATGMDALTHAIEAYVSTAATPVTDACALKAITMIARSLPQAVEEGDNVAAREAMAWAQFMAGMAFNNASLGYVHAMAHQLGGFYDLPHGVCNAILLPHVQRFNSSVAAHRLRDCAQAMGVDVSAMNDTEGANACIEAICALARRVHIPAGLRELRVREDDISQLAENALKDACGFTNPVQASHAEIMAIYRAAM, encoded by the coding sequence ATGACCGCGTCTGTTTTTTATATTCCCTCCATTAATATGATTGGCATGAATAGTCTCGATGAGGCGCTGAAAACGGCCAGCGAATATGGCTACCGCAACGCGCTGATTGTGACGGACGGTATGTTGTCAGCGCTGGGCATGGCCGGCCAGCTCAAGGAAATGCTCTCGCAGAAAGGCATTAACAGCGTGATTTTCGACGGCACGCACCCGAACCCGACCACGGAAAACGTGGAAGCAGGCTTAAGTATGCTGCGCGCGCACCGCTGCGACTGCGTGATTTCGCTGGGCGGCGGCTCACCGCACGACTGCGCTAAAGGCATCGCGCTGGTGGCTGCCAACGGCGGCGATATCCGCGATTACGAAGGCGTTGACCGCTCCCGCAAACCGCAGTTGCCGATGATCGCCATCAATACCACGGCGGGCACGGCGTCGGAGATGACGCGTTTCTGCATCATCACCGACCAGGAGCGGCACGTGAAAATGGCGATTGTCGATAAACATGTGACGCCAGTGATGTCGGTTAACGATCCGGCACTGATGATGGGTATGCCCAGATCGCTGACCGCCGCGACAGGCATGGACGCGCTTACCCACGCCATCGAAGCGTATGTTTCCACCGCCGCCACGCCGGTGACTGACGCCTGCGCGCTGAAAGCCATCACCATGATTGCGCGCTCGCTGCCGCAGGCGGTGGAGGAGGGGGATAACGTCGCGGCGCGCGAAGCGATGGCCTGGGCGCAGTTTATGGCGGGAATGGCGTTTAATAACGCCTCGCTCGGGTATGTTCATGCGATGGCGCATCAGCTTGGCGGTTTTTACGACCTGCCGCACGGCGTCTGCAACGCCATCCTGCTGCCGCACGTACAGCGCTTTAACAGCAGCGTGGCGGCGCACCGCTTGCGCGACTGCGCGCAGGCGATGGGCGTGGATGTCAGCGCGATGAACGACACTGAAGGGGCAAATGCCTGTATCGAAGCGATTTGCGCGCTGGCTCGCCGGGTGCATATTCCAGCCGGTTTACGCGAGCTGAGAGTGCGTGAAGACGATATCTCTCAGCTGGCGGAAAACGCACTTAAAGACGCCTGCGGTTTTACCAATCCGGTGCAGGCAAGCCACGCGGAAATCATGGCGATTTATCGCGCGGCGATGTAA
- a CDS encoding ROK family protein, which yields MRKFIGFDIGGTHIKHGLITEEGEELSSDEYDTHYDPDAFKKAWREAVERYQQNDDIAGIGVSFPGYINPNTGHVPKAGALTFLDGCNLLELFGELTSLPVTVENDANCAALGEMWRGAGQRYDSFICMTIGTGIGGGLILNRELLRGAHFRAGEFGVIPVGDNGENMHQIASARGLVEASRQALSLPSDAPLHGKEIFERMGSDMHLREVVERWVSYLARGVYSVVSLYDPQVVLIGGGISQQKELYPMLERTLEKYNFWDALRVPIQPCQLGNQAGRLGAVWLAKQKQ from the coding sequence ATGCGTAAGTTTATCGGCTTTGACATTGGCGGCACGCATATCAAACACGGCCTTATTACCGAAGAGGGCGAGGAGCTTTCCAGCGACGAATATGACACCCACTACGATCCTGACGCGTTCAAAAAGGCCTGGCGGGAGGCGGTTGAGCGCTACCAGCAGAATGACGACATCGCGGGCATCGGCGTCAGTTTCCCTGGCTATATCAACCCGAATACCGGCCATGTGCCGAAGGCGGGCGCGCTGACGTTTCTCGACGGCTGCAATTTGCTGGAGCTGTTTGGCGAACTGACGTCGCTGCCGGTCACGGTGGAAAATGACGCCAACTGCGCGGCGCTCGGCGAAATGTGGCGCGGCGCCGGTCAGCGCTACGACTCATTTATCTGTATGACCATTGGCACCGGCATCGGCGGCGGCCTGATACTGAACCGCGAACTGCTGCGCGGCGCGCATTTCCGCGCGGGCGAATTTGGCGTGATCCCGGTCGGCGACAACGGCGAAAACATGCACCAGATCGCCTCCGCGCGCGGGCTGGTGGAGGCGAGCCGCCAGGCGCTGTCGCTGCCGTCCGACGCGCCGCTGCATGGCAAAGAAATTTTCGAGCGTATGGGCAGCGACATGCATCTGCGTGAAGTGGTGGAGCGCTGGGTCAGTTATCTGGCGCGCGGCGTTTACAGCGTGGTGTCGCTCTACGATCCGCAGGTGGTGTTGATTGGTGGCGGTATCAGCCAGCAGAAAGAACTCTACCCGATGCTTGAACGCACGCTTGAAAAATATAACTTCTGGGATGCGCTGCGAGTGCCCATTCAGCCCTGCCAGCTCGGCAACCAGGCCGGGCGGCTGGGCGCGGTGTGGCTCGCGAAACAGAAACAGTAG
- a CDS encoding LysE family translocator, with protein MDISGFVLAIVPVALSPGASFTLAMNNVIHRGMTGVFSVIAGTLIGIYIHASLVGLGVTQLLVRYPAVMKTLQLTGTLYLLWLALRLVVSGIQAWRRPQQTTGRGAGVKEALLANLFNIKAILLWLTVVPAFAGTAFTHYLLLASIHVGIMAAWLLLCGGAIVLTTRRFSVRWLKIVVDTGGGLFLFILTLSSALAMLK; from the coding sequence GTGGATATTTCAGGTTTTGTGCTGGCCATTGTGCCGGTGGCGCTTTCTCCCGGCGCGAGCTTTACGCTGGCGATGAACAATGTGATCCACCGGGGGATGACGGGCGTGTTCAGCGTTATCGCAGGCACGCTTATCGGGATTTATATTCACGCCTCGCTGGTAGGGCTTGGCGTCACGCAACTGCTGGTGCGCTATCCGGCCGTGATGAAAACCTTACAGCTGACAGGCACGCTCTATTTGCTCTGGCTGGCGCTGCGGCTTGTTGTAAGCGGCATTCAGGCCTGGCGGCGTCCGCAGCAAACAACAGGCCGCGGCGCGGGCGTGAAAGAGGCGCTGCTGGCGAACCTTTTTAATATCAAAGCGATTTTGCTCTGGCTGACCGTGGTGCCCGCCTTCGCCGGAACGGCCTTTACGCACTATCTGCTGCTCGCCAGTATTCATGTTGGCATTATGGCCGCATGGCTGCTGCTGTGCGGCGGTGCGATTGTGCTGACCACGCGCCGCTTTTCGGTGCGCTGGCTGAAGATCGTTGTCGATACCGGCGGCGGGCTGTTTCTGTTTATCCTCACTCTCTCCTCCGCGCTGGCCATGCTGAAATAA
- the nadS gene encoding NadS family protein — translation MDNALFEQLTESLRQMNDISEGRREPSRAFVIDALKIKEIRQASGLSQTKFASLISVSVDTLRNWEQGRRSPTGPARALLRAIANDPQHVISALAL, via the coding sequence ATGGACAACGCGCTGTTTGAACAGTTAACCGAAAGCCTGCGGCAGATGAATGATATCAGCGAAGGCCGCCGCGAGCCTTCACGGGCTTTTGTCATCGACGCGCTGAAAATAAAAGAGATCAGACAGGCATCAGGGCTTTCTCAGACGAAATTTGCCAGCCTGATTTCGGTAAGTGTGGATACGCTGCGCAACTGGGAGCAGGGAAGGCGTTCGCCGACGGGGCCCGCGCGTGCGCTGTTGCGTGCGATTGCGAACGATCCGCAGCATGTTATCTCTGCACTGGCGTTGTAA
- the fdhE gene encoding formate dehydrogenase accessory protein FdhE: protein MSIRIIPQDQLEKSDKRTAEVIPPLLFPRLKNLYNRRAARLRELAENNPLGDYLRFAALIAHAQEVVLYDHPLEMDLTARIKEAAEQGKPPLDIHVLPRDGHWQKLLQSLIAELKPEMSGPALAVIENLEKASAQELETMASALFSADFSAVSSDKAPFIWAALSLYWAQMASLIPGKARAEYGEARQFCPVCGSIPVSSMVHIGSSQGLRYLHCNLCETEWHVVRVKCSNCEQTRDLHYWSLESEQAAIKAESCGDCGTYLKILYQEKDPNVEPVADDLASLVLDARMEQEGFARSSINPFLFPGEGE from the coding sequence ATGAGTATTCGCATCATCCCGCAAGACCAGCTGGAGAAGAGCGATAAACGTACGGCGGAAGTGATTCCGCCGTTATTGTTCCCCAGACTGAAAAATCTCTATAACCGCCGCGCCGCACGCCTGCGCGAGCTGGCTGAAAATAATCCGCTGGGCGATTACCTGCGTTTTGCCGCGCTTATTGCGCATGCCCAGGAGGTGGTGCTCTATGACCACCCGCTGGAGATGGATTTGACGGCCCGCATCAAAGAAGCTGCGGAACAGGGCAAGCCTCCGCTCGATATCCACGTGCTGCCGCGCGACGGCCACTGGCAGAAGCTGTTGCAGTCGCTGATTGCCGAGCTGAAGCCAGAGATGAGCGGCCCGGCGCTGGCGGTTATCGAGAATCTCGAAAAAGCCTCGGCGCAGGAGCTGGAAACCATGGCGAGCGCGCTGTTCAGCGCCGATTTCAGCGCGGTGAGCAGCGACAAAGCCCCGTTTATCTGGGCGGCGCTGTCGCTCTACTGGGCGCAGATGGCGAGCCTTATCCCCGGCAAAGCGCGGGCGGAGTATGGCGAAGCGCGTCAGTTCTGCCCGGTCTGCGGCAGCATTCCGGTCTCCAGCATGGTGCATATCGGCTCAAGCCAGGGGCTGCGCTACCTGCACTGTAACCTGTGCGAAACCGAGTGGCACGTGGTGCGCGTTAAATGCAGCAACTGCGAGCAAACCCGCGATTTGCACTACTGGTCGCTGGAGAGCGAGCAGGCGGCCATTAAAGCCGAAAGCTGCGGCGACTGCGGGACTTACCTGAAGATTTTGTATCAGGAAAAAGACCCGAACGTGGAGCCGGTGGCGGATGACCTCGCCTCGCTGGTACTCGACGCCCGCATGGAGCAGGAAGGCTTCGCCAGAAGCTCCATCAACCCGTTCCTGTTCCCGGGAGAGGGTGAGTAA
- the fdoI gene encoding formate dehydrogenase cytochrome b556 subunit, producing MKRRDTIVRYSAPERINHWITAFAFVLAAVSGLGFFFPSFNWLMNILGTPQLARILHPFVGVVMFVSFMLMFFRYWHHNLINRDDILWAKNIHKIAMNEEVGDTGRYNFGQKCVFWAAILLLLLLLASGVVIWRPWFAPMFPIPVIRLALLAHSFAAVALIVVIMVHIYAALWVKGTITAMVEGWVTKTWAKKHHPRWYREVREKQEKSSE from the coding sequence ATGAAAAGACGTGACACCATCGTGCGCTACAGCGCGCCAGAGCGAATCAACCACTGGATCACCGCCTTCGCCTTCGTGCTGGCGGCGGTGAGCGGGCTGGGGTTCTTTTTCCCCTCCTTCAACTGGCTGATGAACATTCTTGGCACGCCGCAGCTGGCGCGCATCCTCCACCCCTTCGTTGGGGTGGTGATGTTCGTCTCGTTTATGCTGATGTTTTTCCGTTACTGGCACCACAACCTCATTAACCGTGACGATATTCTGTGGGCAAAAAATATCCACAAAATCGCCATGAACGAGGAAGTGGGCGATACCGGGCGCTATAATTTCGGTCAGAAGTGCGTCTTCTGGGCGGCCATCCTGCTGCTTCTGCTGTTACTGGCAAGCGGCGTGGTTATCTGGCGTCCGTGGTTCGCGCCGATGTTCCCCATCCCGGTGATTCGCCTGGCGCTGCTGGCGCATTCATTTGCCGCGGTGGCCTTAATTGTGGTTATCATGGTGCATATTTACGCGGCCCTGTGGGTCAAAGGCACCATTACCGCCATGGTGGAAGGCTGGGTTACCAAAACCTGGGCGAAGAAACACCACCCGCGCTGGTATCGCGAAGTGCGCGAGAAACAGGAAAAATCATCTGAATGA
- the fdxH gene encoding formate dehydrogenase subunit beta: MAYQSQDIIRRSATNGFTPAPQARDHQQEVAKLIDVTTCIGCKACQVACSEWNDLRDEVGHNVGVYDNPADLTAKSWTVMRFSEVEQNDKLEWLIRKDGCMHCADPGCLKACPSEGAIIQYANGIVDFQSEQCIGCGYCIAGCPFDVPRLNPEDNRVYKCTLCVDRVTVGQEPACVKTCPTGAIHFGTKEDMKQLAGERVAELKTRGYENAGLYDPAGVGGTHVMYVLHHNDKPNLYHGLPENPEISEAVKFWKGIWKPLAAIGFAATFAASVFHYVGIGPNRAEEDEDNLHHDDDEVRK, translated from the coding sequence ATGGCTTATCAATCGCAAGACATTATCCGTCGTTCCGCGACTAACGGTTTCACGCCCGCGCCGCAGGCGCGGGACCACCAGCAGGAAGTGGCGAAGCTTATCGATGTGACCACCTGTATCGGCTGTAAAGCCTGTCAGGTGGCCTGTTCCGAGTGGAACGATCTGCGTGACGAAGTCGGTCATAACGTCGGGGTGTATGACAACCCGGCGGATCTGACCGCCAAGTCCTGGACCGTGATGCGCTTCTCGGAAGTGGAGCAGAACGACAAACTGGAATGGCTTATCCGCAAGGATGGCTGTATGCACTGCGCCGATCCGGGCTGCCTGAAAGCGTGCCCGTCGGAAGGCGCTATCATTCAGTATGCCAACGGCATCGTCGATTTTCAGTCTGAACAGTGTATCGGCTGCGGCTACTGCATCGCGGGCTGTCCGTTCGACGTCCCGCGCCTGAACCCGGAAGATAACCGCGTCTACAAATGCACCCTGTGCGTGGATCGCGTGACCGTGGGCCAGGAGCCGGCGTGCGTGAAGACCTGTCCGACCGGCGCTATCCACTTTGGCACCAAAGAGGATATGAAACAGCTGGCTGGCGAGCGCGTGGCGGAGCTGAAAACCCGTGGTTACGAAAACGCGGGCCTGTACGATCCGGCAGGCGTTGGCGGTACGCACGTGATGTACGTGCTGCACCACAACGACAAGCCGAATCTGTATCACGGCCTGCCGGAGAACCCGGAAATCAGCGAAGCCGTTAAGTTCTGGAAAGGCATCTGGAAACCGCTCGCCGCCATCGGCTTTGCGGCGACCTTCGCAGCCAGCGTCTTCCACTACGTCGGTATCGGTCCAAACCGCGCCGAGGAAGATGAAGACAATCTGCACCATGACGATGATGAGGTGCGTAAATGA
- the fdnG gene encoding formate dehydrogenase-N subunit alpha produces MQVSRRQFFKICAGGMAGTTAAALGFAPSVALAETRQYKLLRTRETRNTCTYCSVGCGLLMYSLGDGAKNAKSSIFHIEGDPDHPVNRGALCPKGAGLVDFIHSESRLKYPEYRAPGSDKWQRISWDEAFNRIAKLMKEDRDANYIAQNAEGTTVNRWLSTGMLCASASSNETGYLTQKFTRALGMLAVDNQARVUHGPTVASLAPTFGRGAMTNHWVDMKNANLIVVMGGNAAEAHPVGFRWAMEAKIHNGAKLIVIDPRFTRTASVADFYTPIRSGTDIAFLSGVLLYLLNNNKVNREYVEAYTNASLIVREDYGFDDGLFTGYDAEKRKYDKTSWHYELDEKGFAKRDTTLSHPRCVWNLLKTHVSRYTPDVVENICGTPKADFLKVCEYIAETSVHDKTASFLYALGWTQHSVGAQNIRTMAMIQLLLGNMGMAGGGVNALRGHSNIQGLTDLGLLSQSLTGYMSLPSEKQADLQTYLTANTPKPLLEGQVNYWGNYPKFFVSLMKAFYGDKATAENSWGFDWLPKWDKGYDVLQYFEMMHQGKVNGYICQGFNPVASFPNKNKVVASLSKLKFLVTIDPLNTETSTFWQNHGEQNDVDPASIQTEVFRLPSTCFAEENGSIVNSGRWLQWHWKGQDAPGEALNDGEILAGIFLRLRKMYAEQGGACPEQVLNMSWNYSTPENPSPEEVAMESNGKALADIIDPVTGNVLAKKGDQLGTFAHLRDDGTTSSGCWIFAGSWTPDGNQMARRDNADPSGLGNTLGWAWAWPLNRRILYNRASADPQGKPWDPKRQLLSYANGKWVGADIPDYSTAPPGSDVGPFIMQPEGMGRLFAIDKMAEGPFPEHYEPFETPIGTNPLHPNVVSNPAARVFKGDLEAMGKADKFPYVGTTYRLTEHFHYWTKHALLNAIAQPEQFVEIGEKLAGKLGIAQGDTVKVSSNRGYIKAKAVVTKRIRTLNVDGKQVDTIGIPIHWGYEGVAKKGFIANTLTPFVGDANTQTPEFKAFLVNVEKV; encoded by the coding sequence ATGCAGGTCAGCAGAAGGCAGTTCTTTAAGATCTGCGCTGGCGGTATGGCAGGCACCACGGCAGCCGCACTGGGATTTGCTCCCAGCGTCGCGCTGGCGGAAACACGGCAATATAAACTGCTGCGCACCCGCGAAACCCGTAATACCTGTACGTACTGCTCCGTCGGCTGTGGGCTGTTGATGTATAGCCTCGGCGACGGCGCGAAAAACGCGAAATCCTCGATTTTCCACATCGAAGGGGACCCGGATCATCCGGTCAACCGCGGGGCGCTTTGCCCGAAAGGCGCAGGTCTGGTGGATTTCATCCACTCCGAATCGCGTCTGAAATACCCTGAATACCGCGCGCCTGGCTCCGATAAATGGCAGCGCATCAGCTGGGACGAGGCGTTTAATCGCATCGCGAAGCTGATGAAAGAAGACCGCGACGCGAACTACATCGCGCAAAATGCCGAAGGCACGACCGTTAACCGCTGGCTCTCCACCGGTATGCTGTGCGCCTCCGCTTCCAGTAACGAAACCGGCTATTTAACCCAGAAATTTACCCGCGCCCTCGGCATGTTAGCCGTGGATAACCAGGCGCGTGTCTGACACGGACCAACGGTAGCAAGTCTTGCTCCAACATTTGGTCGCGGTGCGATGACCAACCACTGGGTTGATATGAAGAACGCCAACCTCATCGTCGTGATGGGTGGGAACGCGGCAGAAGCGCATCCGGTGGGATTCCGCTGGGCGATGGAAGCCAAGATCCACAATGGCGCGAAGCTTATCGTGATTGACCCGCGCTTTACGCGCACGGCGTCGGTGGCCGATTTCTATACGCCTATCCGTTCCGGTACTGACATCGCTTTCCTGTCAGGCGTACTGCTGTACCTGCTGAACAACAACAAGGTTAACCGCGAATATGTCGAGGCCTACACCAACGCCAGCCTGATCGTGCGTGAAGATTACGGTTTCGATGACGGCCTGTTCACCGGCTATGACGCGGAAAAACGCAAATATGACAAAACCAGCTGGCACTATGAGCTGGACGAAAAAGGCTTCGCAAAACGCGATACCACGCTTTCTCACCCGCGCTGCGTCTGGAACCTGCTGAAAACGCACGTCTCCCGCTACACGCCGGATGTCGTTGAGAATATCTGTGGTACGCCGAAAGCCGATTTCCTGAAGGTGTGCGAATACATCGCCGAAACCAGCGTACACGACAAAACCGCGTCGTTCCTGTATGCGCTCGGCTGGACGCAGCACTCCGTGGGCGCCCAGAACATCCGTACTATGGCCATGATCCAGCTGCTGCTGGGCAACATGGGTATGGCGGGCGGCGGCGTGAATGCGCTTCGCGGACACTCCAACATTCAGGGCCTGACCGACCTCGGTCTGCTGAGCCAGAGCCTGACCGGCTACATGTCGCTGCCAAGCGAAAAACAAGCCGATCTGCAAACCTACCTGACCGCCAACACGCCGAAACCGCTGCTGGAAGGCCAGGTGAACTACTGGGGCAACTACCCGAAATTCTTCGTTTCGCTGATGAAAGCCTTCTATGGCGACAAAGCGACGGCGGAGAACAGCTGGGGCTTCGACTGGCTGCCGAAGTGGGATAAAGGCTACGACGTCCTGCAATATTTCGAGATGATGCACCAGGGCAAAGTCAACGGCTATATCTGCCAGGGCTTTAACCCGGTCGCCTCGTTCCCGAACAAAAACAAAGTGGTCGCTTCACTCTCAAAACTGAAGTTCCTGGTGACTATCGATCCGCTCAATACCGAGACCTCTACCTTCTGGCAGAACCACGGCGAGCAGAACGATGTCGATCCGGCGAGCATTCAGACCGAAGTGTTCCGCCTGCCGTCCACCTGCTTTGCCGAAGAGAACGGATCTATCGTGAACTCCGGCCGCTGGCTGCAGTGGCACTGGAAAGGTCAGGACGCGCCGGGCGAAGCGCTGAACGACGGCGAAATCCTGGCCGGTATCTTCCTGCGCCTGCGTAAGATGTACGCCGAGCAGGGCGGCGCATGCCCGGAACAGGTCCTCAACATGAGCTGGAACTATTCGACGCCGGAAAACCCGTCGCCGGAAGAAGTGGCCATGGAGAGCAACGGTAAAGCGCTGGCGGATATCATCGATCCGGTGACCGGCAACGTACTGGCGAAGAAAGGCGATCAGCTGGGCACCTTCGCGCATCTGCGTGACGACGGCACCACCTCGAGCGGCTGCTGGATCTTCGCCGGCAGCTGGACGCCGGACGGCAACCAGATGGCGCGCCGCGACAACGCCGACCCGTCGGGCCTTGGCAATACGCTGGGCTGGGCATGGGCGTGGCCGCTGAACCGCCGCATCCTGTATAACCGCGCCTCCGCGGATCCGCAGGGCAAACCGTGGGACCCGAAACGTCAGCTTCTCTCTTACGCCAACGGCAAGTGGGTCGGCGCCGATATCCCGGACTACAGCACCGCGCCTCCGGGCAGCGATGTCGGTCCGTTTATCATGCAGCCGGAAGGCATGGGCCGCCTGTTCGCCATCGACAAAATGGCGGAAGGCCCGTTCCCGGAACACTACGAGCCGTTCGAGACGCCGATTGGCACCAACCCGCTGCACCCGAACGTGGTGTCTAACCCGGCGGCGCGCGTGTTCAAAGGCGATCTGGAAGCGATGGGCAAAGCGGATAAGTTCCCGTATGTCGGCACCACGTACCGTCTGACCGAGCATTTCCACTACTGGACCAAGCACGCGCTGTTGAACGCCATCGCGCAGCCGGAACAGTTTGTGGAGATTGGCGAGAAACTCGCCGGCAAGCTTGGCATCGCGCAGGGCGATACCGTGAAAGTCTCCTCCAACCGCGGCTATATCAAAGCCAAAGCGGTGGTGACCAAGCGTATTCGCACGCTCAACGTGGATGGCAAACAGGTGGATACCATCGGTATTCCAATCCACTGGGGTTACGAAGGGGTCGCGAAGAAAGGCTTTATCGCCAACACGCTGACGCCGTTCGTGGGCGACGCCAACACCCAGACGCCGGAATTTAAGGCGTTCCTGGTGAACGTGGAAAAGGTGTAA